The following coding sequences are from one Triticum dicoccoides isolate Atlit2015 ecotype Zavitan chromosome 4A, WEW_v2.0, whole genome shotgun sequence window:
- the LOC119285403 gene encoding ran-binding protein 1 homolog a-like, whose product MADPAEHREEEEEAAAAGEEEDTGAQIAPIVKLEEVAITTGEEDEDVLLDMKAKLYRFDKDGGQWKERGTGAVKLLKHKETAKVRLVMRQAKTLKICANHLVVATTKMQEHAGSDKSCVWHALDFADCELKEEMFAIRFGSVENCKKFKDLVDEIAEQQGKNEDKESEEVSSAAELVEKLTVTEVKKEEQTEKVETPAVDDKKDAEE is encoded by the exons ATGGCCGATCCAGCGGAGcaccgcgaggaggaggaggaggccgcggcggccggcgaggaaGAGGACACCGGCGCCCAAATCGCTCCCATCGTGAAGCTCGAGGAGGTGGCCATCACCACCGGCGAAGAGGACGAGGACGTCCTCCTCGACAT GAAAGCGAAGCTGTATCGATTTGACAAGGACGGGGGCCAGTGGAAGGAGAGGGGCACGGGTGCCGTCAAGCTGCTCAAACACAAGGAGACTGCCAAGGTCCGCCTCGTCATGCGACAGGCCAAGACCCTCAAGATCTGCGCCAATCACCTCG TTGTGGCCACGACGAAGATGCAGGAGCACGCTGGGAGCGACAAGTCGTGCGTGTGGCACGCTCTGGATTTTGCCGActgcgagctcaaggaggagatgtTCGCCATCCGCTTTGGATCCGTGGAGA ACTGCAAGAAATTCAAGGATCTTGTAGACGAGATTGCTGAGCAGCAAGGAAAGAATGAGGACAAAGAGAGCGAGGAAGTCTCCTCTGCTGCCGAGCTGGTAGAGAAGTTAACTGTGACGGAGGTCAAAAAGGAGGAACAAACTGAGAAAGTGGAGACTCCTGCAGTAGATGATAAGAAGGATGCTGAAGAGTGA